The genomic interval ATACACCGACGGCCAATCTCAACAACGCCGAGATCAATCGACTGGTGCGCGGCAAGGCTGGTTCCAAGGTCAAGCTGACGATCCGGCGTCCGGGGTTCGAGTTCCCGATGGACTACTGGGTTGAGCGGGCCGTAATCGAAGTACACCCGGTACGCTACGCCGGCATGATCGACGGCACGATCGGTTATGTACGCATTGCCAAGTTCGGCGAAGGTACCGAGCGGGAGATGCGCGCCGCGGTATCGTCATTGCAGAGCCAAGGTTGTAAGTCGCTGATTCTTGACCTGCGGGCCAATGGCGGCGGCTTGCTCGATCAGGCCATCGCCACGGCTAATATCTTCCTGCCAAAGGATCGTCTGGTTGTCTACACCCAGGGAAAGTCGGTCGCGACGATGCGGCGTTATGAGACGCCGGCGGAGCCGCTGTTTCCGACCGGCGATCTCGTGGTGCTGGTCGATTCGGGCACAGCGTCGGCATCCGAGATCGTGGCCGGTAGTCTGCAGGACTGGGATCGCGGCGTGATCCTCGGCCACACCACCTACGGCAAGGGGCTGGTGCAGAACGTCATCGAGTGGCCCAACAGCGACCACGCGCTTAAGCTCACGACCTCGAAATATTACATCCCCTCCGGCCGCTCGATTCAAAAGCCGGAACGCGCCTACAAGAACGGCAACGGCAATGTTGTCGCCGATAAGGGCGACCGCAAGCTGTACAATACGGAAAACGGTCGCAAAGTGTACGGCGGCGGCGGAATTTCGCCCGACGTCGAATCGGCGAGCGAGCAACTCAATCCGATCGAATTCAACCTGACGCGCGAAAATCTCTTCTTCCAGTTTGCCGTTCAGTACGTCGCCGACCATCCGCAAACACCACGCGACTTTGCCGTGAGCGACCAGTTGATTGAGGAATTCCGCCGCTTCGTTGATTCCCGGAATTTCCGCTATCAGACGAATCTCGAGCACTTGGTGGCGGAGCTGGAGGCGACCGCGGAGGCTGAGCGCAAGTCGGCGGCGCTCGCCAAGGATCTGCTGTCGCTGCAGAAGGCGATCGAGCGCGAGAAGCAGCATGATTTTGACAGTGCGCGCGACTACATCCGCAGCACTTTGCGCCGCGAAATCCTCCACGCCAGATTCGGCGAAACGGGCGTTTACGAACAAATCATCACGAAGGAAGACCCCGTGGTCTTGCAGGCCGTTGAGCTGATCAAGGACCGCAGTCGGTATCGGTCGCTACTGAAGTAGCGTCTGAGCGACGGGTCACATTCCCTCGCGAGACGATCGAAGCGCACCCTCGCCCCCGGCCCCTCTTCCAGAGGGAGAGGGGAGCGGTTGTCATTCCCACGGAGGCGGGAATCCAGGTAGTTTGCAATCTCTGAGAGCAAGTGGGAAGGCATGCCGCAACGAGTATGTCTAGCCCACTGGAATCACATAAAAAAGCGTCGGACAGGAATGTCCGACCCACCGCAATTTCTCGATCGTCGGGACGTTGCGCAGGCGGTGGGGCCCCGATAGCAGGCGACAACACGCTTGCGCGATTGCCGTGAATTGCCAATCTTCTTATGATGTACAAGTCGATTGCGAAGTACTATGACTTGCTGGGCTGGGATGAATTTCACGACGTTGCTTACCCACGCCTCAAACCGGTACTAATCGAGAGCAAAGCCGAGAGCTACCTTGATTTGGCTTGTGGGACAGCGATGCTCGCCTGCAGCGTCGCCGATCTCGGTCTCGAGGTTGTCGGGCTCGACAAATCGAAGGAGATGCTGAAGATGGCGGCGCACCGGCTGCGGCTCTACCGCGGAGCGCGCAAGCCGACGATCGTCCATGGCGACATGACCCGTTTCAACTTGCGGCGGCAATTCGACGCCGTCGGCTGCTTCTTCGATGCGGCGAATCACATTGTCGATCCCCGAAGCTTTGCGGCCTTTATTACCCGGGCGGCCGCTCACGTTCGCTCCGGCGGGTTCTTCATGTTCGACGTCAACACGGCGATCGGCCTGAACTGCTGGGACGCCCTGCTCTTCACGCGGCAGGGCCAGCATGCCGTGATGATGAAAGGCGAATACGACCGCAGTACGCGGTTGGCTGCAATCACGATTCACGGTTTCGTACGCACGCCGGACGGCCAGGTTGACAAGTTCAAGGAGACGTTTCATGAGCGCGGATATCCCCACAGAGAGATCATGATGCTGCTGCGCCGCGCCGGATTTGGGAAGATCAGCGCACAGCCACAAAACCCCGAACGCACGTTGCGCAATGCACACCGGGTGTTCTATACCGCATTCAAGAAGTAGAGGAGAGAATGATGCCGAAGTTGACTTTGACTGAAGCCGAGCTAGCTGCCGCCGCGCGCGCGATGCTGCGGAATTCCTATTCTCCCTACTCTCATTTTCGCGTCGGCGCCGCACTGGAAACAAGCAAGTTCCTCTACACCGGGACCAATATCGAGAACCGGTCCTACGGTCTGACGATCTGCGCCGAACGCACGGCCGTGGTGTCCGCCGTGGCCAACC from Candidatus Zixiibacteriota bacterium carries:
- a CDS encoding class I SAM-dependent methyltransferase codes for the protein MMYKSIAKYYDLLGWDEFHDVAYPRLKPVLIESKAESYLDLACGTAMLACSVADLGLEVVGLDKSKEMLKMAAHRLRLYRGARKPTIVHGDMTRFNLRRQFDAVGCFFDAANHIVDPRSFAAFITRAAAHVRSGGFFMFDVNTAIGLNCWDALLFTRQGQHAVMMKGEYDRSTRLAAITIHGFVRTPDGQVDKFKETFHERGYPHREIMMLLRRAGFGKISAQPQNPERTLRNAHRVFYTAFKK
- the cdd gene encoding cytidine deaminase, whose protein sequence is MPKLTLTEAELAAAARAMLRNSYSPYSHFRVGAALETSKFLYTGTNIENRSYGLTICAERTAVVSAVANREHKFKRLAIAADTDHFVTPCGACLQVLSEFCDDLPIVLVNGAGKIKRTSLKQLYPAPFVFASRRAKK
- a CDS encoding S41 family peptidase translates to MGRRIGLLATLALLLAAPALLLGQSAVKTKPRGERSIAYWSKLLADMALALRDGYMEEINIDQIFTDAADGMLNNLDPYSILLTAEDHESLKESTSGKYEGIGIDIDVRDGEVTVIAPLDGTPAARLGFRPGDKIIRIDDTPTANLNNAEINRLVRGKAGSKVKLTIRRPGFEFPMDYWVERAVIEVHPVRYAGMIDGTIGYVRIAKFGEGTEREMRAAVSSLQSQGCKSLILDLRANGGGLLDQAIATANIFLPKDRLVVYTQGKSVATMRRYETPAEPLFPTGDLVVLVDSGTASASEIVAGSLQDWDRGVILGHTTYGKGLVQNVIEWPNSDHALKLTTSKYYIPSGRSIQKPERAYKNGNGNVVADKGDRKLYNTENGRKVYGGGGISPDVESASEQLNPIEFNLTRENLFFQFAVQYVADHPQTPRDFAVSDQLIEEFRRFVDSRNFRYQTNLEHLVAELEATAEAERKSAALAKDLLSLQKAIEREKQHDFDSARDYIRSTLRREILHARFGETGVYEQIITKEDPVVLQAVELIKDRSRYRSLLK